One Pseudomonas hygromyciniae genomic window, CCGAGAATTTCGATACCACGGCACTGCTGCGTGCAGTCGATGCCGTGGACGTGCTGCGCGGCGATTTGAATGACAGCGCAGACGGCGCACCTCCGCAACTGCGCACCGACCTGTTGAAGCTGCATCAACTGGCAATGGCCGCGTTCAACGAGGGATCACGCAGCCGAGTGGCTGAGCTATTTGATCTCGCCGTGGATCTTCAGGATCAGGTTGATCATCTGATGACCTCGCTGGAACAAGTGCAAGAAACCCTGTCCCGGTTGACGGCGCTCTACCCAGAAAGCCTGTCCTGAATGTTCTTGGAGACAACCACATCATGAGCCGCAGCCGCCGCAAAACGCCCATCGTTGGGCACACGACCTGCCGTAGCGAGCGCGAGGACAAGAAACTCTGGCATCAGCGCTGGCGAACCCACGAGCGCACCGCGCTGGCCAGCGCGTCGCCGGAAGCTCTATGCGCCCATCTGCCTCTACTGGAAAACCAGGTCAGCAACGTCTGGTCGATGGGTAAGGATGGCCGCTCCTACTGGCCCATCAAGCGCCAGGCCGCCACGGCGGATCGCATTGCCAACCACAAGGGACGCAATCCGCAAGAGCGCGCCTCCCTGAAAAAGCGTCTGCTGCGCAAGTGGATGAGCAAATGAACCTGTCCACCATCGAGGCGCTGGCTATCGCTTGGGCGCGAATCGCTGAAGAAGCAGAACTCCCAGCCGGCTACGAGGGCACGGCGACGCCAGAGGCGCATCGGGCCTGCGAGGTGATCCAGGAGCGGATTCGAGAGCACGTCGTCGCCACCAATGACATGCGGCTGTTCGGCCTGCTGCACCTGCTTGGGCAGGCGTCGCTGCGCATGGAGCAAGCGCTGTGGCCGGAAGAATATGCGCGGATGACCCGCGAGGTCGAGGAAGCTCTCCGAGAGGCCGACGACCCCAACGCCAAGTCGTACACCCACGAAGAAGTCATGCAGGCGATGCAGGAACGCATCGACCGAGCGCGAGACAAAGCCATGTTGATCGGCTGACGGAAATTTCGGCGGTTCCGGCTGATCCAAGAATCTTGGCGTGACCTTACCTCCGCTCTACCGCTGGGTGCCAGCCTCGGCGCACGCCTAACCACCCAACTCAGAAAGGAAAATAAGTTGGTAAAACGCATTCCCGTATCCGAGCTTCGTCTCGGCATGTACATCCACAAGCTCGCCGGCTCTTGGGTTCGACACCCATTCTGGCGCGGCAGCTTCCTGCTGACCGAGCCTCAGGATCTCTCTGCCATTCGAGAATGTGGCGTCAGGGGAGGTCTGGGTCGACTTGGCCAAAAGCCAAGTCGACCCAGAGAGCCCAGAGAGCCCAGAGAGCCCAGAGAGCCCAGAGAGCCCAGAGAGCCCAGAGCCCAGAGCCCAGAGCCCAGAGCCCAGAGCCCAGAGCCCAGAGCCCAGAGCCCAGAGAATTGTCGGAGGAGCAATCTCTGCCGTCTAGTCCACTAAGCAAGAAAAGTGACGGCGCAACCTCAATGGAGAGCGAAATGTGTTATGCACGGAAACTCTGTCTTGCGGCCAAGTCCCAAGTCATGGACATGTTCCAGGAAGCCCGGCTTGGCAAGGCCGTCGACCCAAGCACGACGTTGCCGCTGGTCGGAGAAATCGCTGCCTCGGTGCTGCGCCAACCTCATGCCCTCATCAGCGTCGCACGCATCAAAACGCACGACGATTACACCTACCTGCACTCGGTTGCCGTCTGCGCCCTGATGCTATCGCTGGCCCGGCATCTCGATCTAGACGAGGAGCAAACGCGCCTGGCTGGCATCGGCGGACTGATGCACGACCTAGGCAAGGCCGCGATGCCGCTGGAAGTGCTTAACAAACCAGGCAAGCTCACCGATGCCGAGTTCGCCATCATGAAGCGCCACCCTGTGGAGGGCGCAAAGATGCTGCGCGCAGGCGGGGCCGAGCCCGGGGTGGTGGACATTGCCCTGCACCATCACGAGAAGATCGACGGAACCGGCTACCCGGATCGCTTGGCCGGTGACGCCATTTCACTCCTGGCCCGCATGGGCGCAATCTGCGACGTCTATGATGCCGTGACGTCGGAGCGAGCCTACAAAAAGCCGTGGGACCCGTCCGCGGCGATGCGGCAGATGGCCAAGTGGGAGGGCCATTTCGACAAACGCATCTTCCACGCCTTCGTCAAGGCCGTGGGCATCTACCCCGTCGGCTCCTTGGTTCGCCTGTCCTCTCAGCGTCTGGCCGTTGTCGTTGAGCCGGGAATGGAATCACTGCTGACTCCCAAGGTTCGCGTGTTCTTCTCGCTACGCTCGAGAGAGCCGATCCCGATGCAGACCATCGACCTGGCGGCCACGAGTTGCAAGGACAGTATCACTGGCCCCGAAGACCCGACGCTCTGGAACTTCAAGAACCTCGACGACTTGTGGATGGAATAGCCCCCACAAAACGACGGCCCCGTGAGGGAGCCGTTGAACATCGTCGAGCGATGCCCGTCCAGGGAGGGATGGCCGAGCTCGATTCTCCAGAAGGTAGCTGGTGACACGAGTGTTGAGCCCACCCAACTAGGGTGACGGAAATTTCTGGGGTTCCGGCTTACATCCCCAACCAGTTCGACCGCCCAAGCGCCCACGGCCGGATCAAGTTCTCGATCTGATTGTTGTCGATGGGCACAGCACCATCTTCCAGGTAGCGCGTCAGCGCTACCCAGCGTTTGAGACTGTAATCCAGGGCCTTGGCCGTAGCTGAACCCTCGGGCACAAGTGCACGCTGAGCCAACATCCACTCATGCAGCTTTTCAGCGATGGGCACTGCCGTTTCCTGGCGTAATCGCCAACGGTCTTCGTCGCTCATTTCCTTGGCGTGTCGCTCGACTTCATACAGCCCGCCAATCGAGTGAAGCGCCTGCTCTGCCAACTGGCTTTTATTGGCTACATGCAGGTCGAAGAACTTGCGGCGCGCATGGGCCATGCAGCCGATCTCGGTGATGCCCAGCTCAAAGCTGGCCTTGTAGCCGGCAAAGTCATCACAGACCAGCTTCCCGTTCCAGGTGCCCAGGAAGTTGCGCGCATGTTCGCCGGCACGGCTGGGGCTGAAGTCGTAGACCACGGCCTTGAGGGCCGAGAATGGCGTAGTGCTGTAGGCCCAGACATAAGCGCGGTGGGTTTTCTTCTCGCCGGGCGCCAGCATTTGTACCGGCGTTTCATCGGCGTGAACCACGCGCTGGGCCAGCACCACCTCGCGCAGCGCATCGACCAGCGGCTGAAGCTGCACGCCGGTTTGACCCACCCACTGCGCCAGTGTCGAGCGCGGGATAGCCAGGCCGGCACGGCGGAAGATCTTCTCCTGTCGATACAGCGGCAGGTGGTCGGCGAACTTGGCCACCATCACATGCGCCAGCAGGCCCGCCGTGGGGATGCCCTTGTCGATCACTTGAGGCGGCACCGGCGCCTGGATCAGTGTTTCGCACTGCCGGCAGGCCCATTTCCCACGCACATGCTGCTCGACAGTGAACACGCCCGGCGTGTAATCCAGCTTCTCACTGACATCTTCACCGATGCGCTGAAGCTGGCAGCCGCACGCGCATTGCGTGTCGTCCGGGTCGTGATGGATCACAGTGCGTGGGAACTGCGGTGGCAACGGCGCACGCTTGGGTTGCTGGCGTGGTTCTGCCTGCGCAGGTGCTGGATGAAGGGCTTTTAACTCGGCCTCGATGGCTTCGAGGTCAGTATTAAGCAGGTCATCGAGCAAGCTGCCTTGCGCCGGGCTGATCTGCTCGCTGCGTTTGGCGAACTTGTGGCGTTTAAGGATGGCGATCTCGTGAGTGAGCTGCTCGTTGACCGTCTCGATTCGATGGATCTTCTTGCTCATGGTGTCGACCTGGGCCTGCAAATGCACGGCCCGCTCGGCCAGCGCGCGGAGCTGTTCCGGGGTCATTTGGTCGAGATTGAGCAAGAAAGTCATGCCGTGGATTTTACCAAAGCAGCGCGACTGCTTCAGCTAAAAGGCAATATTTAAAGCAATGTAATTGCGCCGCCCGTACCCACTCGTTGCCAAGGTAATCCAAGTACCAGTACTTGGAGTTGCTCGGGGTCGAGTTCAACCTCAGTCCCACGATGGATGCCCGGCCAATGGAACTTGCCCTGGTTCAAACGGCGCGCCGCCAGCCAGATACCGACGCCGTCGTGCACCAGGACTTTCATCCGGTTGGCCCGCCGGTTGGCAAAGAGGTAAGCGCAGTGCGGCTTCGCCGCACCGAACACCGCAACTACTCGGGCCAGTGCCGTTTCAGTGCCGGCGCGCATGTCCATGGGTTCGGTGGCAAGCCAGATGGCATCAACGCGAATCATTGAGCCAGACCACGAATGAAACACGCGCAGCCGTCCGGATCCGAGACTGGCCATTTTACGGTGATGGACTTATCACCCAGAGGCAGCGAGATGATCACCATCTCTTCAGTTGCACGCCTTGGCGCCGGTTTTACCGGAACGAAGGCAGGCAAGGCTGCGACGGGTTGATCCCGATAAATCGGTAGCCACTTGCGGATCACGTTGGCGTTGATGCCGTGATGGATAGCTACGCTGGAAATTGTCGCTCCGGGTTGCAGGCATTCCTGAACGACTTGGGCTTTGAATGGTTTGGGGTAAGAGCTTCGTTGGCGCATGGAAATCCCGGCGATAAGGGCGATCGCGTCCGCTTAAAAATACGCGGACACCATCGCCCTTAATGCTGGGATTTTGAAGGTGTGTTCGCCGGCCGCTTACATTCCAACTTGGGGACGATAGAGAAGACGGAATAAATCGTACGCTAAGCGCTTCGCCTGGGCGCGCAGCCCGGAACGGGCGAAGGCAAGAGGGCTTATAGTGCTTCGTGGTGGAGCGACGGGCCGGTGAAGACCCGCCGCAAACGGCGTTGCTTAAACGATACCGGTATAGAGTCGCACGTCTTCCTCTGCGCGCTCGGTATCGGGAACAAGCATCCACAATTGACCATTTACATCACGCAAATCGTCCCAGTTCTTGGTCGCAACCAGCCGGCGTCCATGGTCGATAAGTTGCTTGGCCTGCGCTTGATCGTTCATGGTCGGCCGTATCTCTTCCAGGTGCTGGAACATACCAACTAGGAAGTCGGGCTGGCGAGCTAGGATTTGGAAGTGAAGTCGCTGCAATTCGCTCGTCGCAGCGTCGATACGCTCTGGGTTGGTTGAGTGGATATGCAACTCCTCTCGGGCCAGGATTTCCTTCAGCTGATGCCGCTCGCGATCGTTGCCCGACTCTTGAACCATGGAGGCCGTATCGGACTTGACCTGGAGATAGTTTGCTTTTGCAGCATCGATCCGCTTGGATGCTGTCAGCTCAAAAATCCCTTGAGCAATCTTGCACTTCTTGTCTTCGAGCTTGAAGCGATCGTCGGTCACGTCATCGCTAGAAAGCGATGCGCTCTCAACGATAAGCGACTGGAGTTCGTCATTCAGTTTCTCCAACTTAGCTGCGCCATCATGGTTGTGGTTCGCCTGAGCGTCCTCAATCTCTGTCTGGATCTTCGTTTCGAGCTGAAGCACCTCGGTGGCCAACAGGCGGGTATCGACGTGGCGGGCCTGGCCCTTGAAGACCTGAGAGAACTCCTGTCCCGTACCGTTAAGGTAGGCGGACACCGTCAAATCTCGTGACTCCGACATTTCGAAGGTCAGATCCACCTCTGTGCCGCGAAGAAGGTCACGGTTAATTTGCTCACCGGTGATAGCCAATATTCCAATCGGCTTATTGGTCGATGAATGTTTTTCGGATGGTCCTTCAACGACCATGATGGTGATGGCGTCGCGAGAGCCTTTGACGATGGTCTTGGCGATCTCAACGGTGCGCTTCCCTTTGGTAGGTAGTACGCAGTTCTTAGCAAAAACAAGGTCGAGTCGTGTGTCCTTGGTAGAACGATCGTCCTTAACTAGGCAAATATCTTCTGGAAGCATCTGACCGGCGACGCTGTAGCGCCCCTGTGCAATCTGGATCGAATCAAAGCCAACATCGATGATGTTGTTCTGGCCGTCAAGGATCTTGAAGGTGAATAGATTGAAGGATCCTTCGCGCAGCGGAAGATCTTCAGCGATACGGGTCGTGAGGGGCTTCAGACCACTGTCAAAGGAGCCGTCGTCATTTGAGATTCTATAGAACAGACCGGCGGTATTTCCTTCAACCTTGGCGGTAAAGGTTTCTTCGCTTTCCTGAGAGTTGCGGTTGTAAACAGCACGAAACTTGATTTGTGAGTTCGTCTGGGCTTTCGGCGCAGCGCCTTCCTGCTTGAATTCCTTGCTGCCCGCAAAGTAAGCAGCTCCGATGGTAATCGCGCTGGTCGGATCAATCGATGTATTGACCGGGATGTTCATCATCTCCTCGACGCGCTTGCGAACGTAGGGGCTGTAGGTCGAGCCACCCACCATCAAGATGAACTTGAGATCACTCGATTGCAGGGAGTTGCGCGTCAGAATTTTTTTCATCATATCGACAGTGCCATCCACTGCGTCCTTGATGACATTTTCGAATTCAGAGCGAGTGATATTCAGGATGGTGTCAATGGCATTGCCCTCGTCATCCACGAGGTCACGAATCATGCCCAGATCGATTTCCGCCGATGCCTTGGTGCTCAATTCGATCTTGGCTTCCTCCGCCTTGTGCAGCAAGACAGTCCAAAGCTTGTTGTATTTGCCTTTTTCGCTTTTCATTTGAGCAAGAAGGTCTTCGAACTTTCCGCGGCGGTTGATCTCCGGAACAAGGATCCTCTCAACGATCATCGAGTCAAAGTCAGATCCACCTAAATAGTTATCACCTTCGTGATCAACCACCGTTAACTCCCCTTCGACAATCTTGACCAATGCTACGTCAAAGGTACCGCCGCCCAGGTCATAAACAATCCATTGGCTGTTCCGAAGGTCGTCGCTCTTTTCCTTGTTCGCATACGCCAAACTAGCTGCAATCGGCTCTTGTAGCAGGACAACGTGCTTGAAGCCGGCTGATATTCCTGCGTCCTTGGTGGCGTTTGACTGCACCGTATCAAATGAGGCGGGTATGGTGATTACCGCAGCTTCGACTGCTTCGCCGGAATGTACAAATCCCTTTAGCTCCTTGAGAACAAAAGCAGAAAGCTCGATCGGAGTCTTGGATGCATTCAGTGACTGAATCTTGATGGTTTCTGTAGTGCCCATCTTTCGCTTGAAGCGGCTGGCAACGCTCTTCGGGTCCTTTTCGGCATACGTGCGAGCCTGGTCACCTACCATGATCCGGTCATTTCGGAAGCCTACGATCGACGGGAGTGTTTCCTTGAAGCCGTTGGGATTCTTGAATACCTCGACTGACCCTTTGTCAAATTTAGCGATCAGCGAGTTGCTGGTTCCCAGGTCAATCCCGAAATTGATCATCTTTGTCATTGTGATACCTCCTCCTTGCTCTGTACTACAACGATCCCTTTTTGCACAACCCGTGAAACCGGGCCATTTACCAGCCTAATCACAGGCTTGATGACCTCAGTGACTACCAGATTCTCAATGCCTGCTCCGACAATGGTGGCTTCGAGGTCCGTGCGTGTCTCTTTGAAGGGCTGTCCCAGCGGATCCTCGATAATCAAGGACTGCTGTTCGAATTCCTCCTTGATTCGGTCAACGTTGCGTTTAGCGTGTCCAGGGTCGCCGTGAACTTCCAGCTTGCGTTCTATTTCATAAAGGCTGTTCAGTACGACAAGCGTCCAGCGTGGTATTTCAATTGGCGGGGGAATGGACATGACTATCCTTAATCGCAGTTGAATGACATTGGAAATAATCGGAGCAACATGGCGTTTGGAACGTCACGTAAGCTGATAGGGAGAGACTTCTTTCCTCTGATTTTATCTACTACTATGGCTGAGCCATTCTGAAGCACGACATCTATCCCACTCCAAGGCACTTGATTTTGGCTGGTGAAAATCAGCCATTTTGATTCGAAGCTCATGCCATTTTGTGTGATCTGGATCGGACCAACTGTCAGGGTTCCGCCACGTTTTAGCTCGCCGAGGAGGTTTTCCATCACGTCGGGAATGATGTAGTGAAACGCGGCATTGACGAGCTTTTCGAACAGCTCATCCTGTTTGTCGCGGTCGGAAGATGTCCATGTAAGCATGTACTCCTTTCCAGTCCGCCGCTTAGCGGCGAATAGATAGTTATGTGAGCCATTTTGCTCGACCATTATTCCCCAGCGTAAGGCTCGGATCTCATTCGCTGGGCACAGGTCACCGTTATCGGAAACGCCTTCCTTCGTAATTTTCCAGTGGCGAGCATTCCCGAAGGTCAAGTGAGACTCGTGCTCTCGTTGCTTTTTGATCATCTCCGAGATGGCTTCGAAGTCTTCTTTCAAACGCTGTGTGAGCTCAATGGACTTGAAGGAAAACTCTTTACTTTTCTCAATAATCGCCAAAGAAAGTTCCGAGTCTTCATGGACGTTGTGCGCATCAATGGCAATGCTTCTGACCAAACCTACCGCTTCATTTTGCAAGTTGCGGAAGTAGGGCGGCAGCAGATTCAGGATGCTGATGATTTTGTGCGTCTCCAGAACCTCATCGATCTGTTTGACCGTTACTTTAATAGCCTCTGCCCGATTCTTGAGCTCCCGTAGCGGGATCAATATGGAGTCCGCTTCTCGTAATGCGTTTTCAAAGCAGCGATCGGCATAGGAGGGCATGACCCAGCGACGGCCATCGAGCAATGCTTCAATGACGGGCACATCCCGGGCTGCAACGGCCTTATTAAAAATGCGGTCGTACTGTGCTGAAAATGGATCGCTTAACCACTCCCTGAGCGCTTCGGAAACACTCACTCGCTCGATAAAATCGAGGGGCGACCACTCTTCGTCCAGAAGGAAATGGTTGATATCGCCTTTTGACAAAAACTCCAGAAGAGGTTTGCACTTATATACTTCCCAGTGATGGGAGGCGACCTCTATGTCGGACAGCTTTTCCGCTAACTCAATCGCCTTTGAACGATCGACAGTTAGCCCAGGCATCCAATGTAGTTTTCCCTCCTCAAGCTCAATTTCCTGAAGTAACGTCTTTTTCCATTTTTGGACAACCTTGGGTTCAAGATCACCGAAATCGAAGTCTTTCGGGCAATTCAGGAGCTGGAAAGGGTTGATGTAGATCGAGTACCACTGATCTTCCGCCTGGCAGAGTGACTTTCGGGACGATTGAACCTTGCGAGCCAAATCCAAAAGTGGAGCCTTGACAGACAGGATGCGGTTTGGCGCCTTTTCGTTAGACTCGTCTTTGCGCATGACCAAGCGCCAACAGTCAACGGCATCAACGTCTTGGGACACGTCATCCAAGTTGTAGGCGAGGCCCAGGTTGAAAAGCGATGCGGTGTCATCGCTTTGGTGCGCGTTGCGCGACCAGTATTTGATGGCATCAAAGCCATGGTTGTTGAGGAAATGTAGGATGCCTAATCGATTCAGGTGCCATGGACTGAGACTCTCAAGTTCATCGAGCTTGGTGAGTACTAGAATTTCTTCCGCTCGCTTCTCAGTGTCATTGTTCTGTCCGTAGATATGAGCAAGCCCTCGTAGCGCCTCAATCTCCTCATTGTCACAGTTAAGTGCAGTCTCGAACGAGCTTGCTGCTTCCTCAGGAGCCCCCAGATCAAGCTCCAAGCTGCCCCGTTTTGCCCACGCTTGGGCAAAGTATGGGACTTTGTCGTTGGTTTCCTTGAGAGCTTCTAGGGCAGCCTCTTTCCTGCCTAGGGAAATATTGTTGAGTGCCAGAAGCCACCAGCCATCAGCATTGTCGGGATCCTGGACCGTGGCTGCTTTGGCAGAAATTACTGCTTCCTCGTATCGATCGCGCCTACGTTGATCTCTAGCCTTTTCTATTAGCTCTTCTACGTCCATATTCGTATTTTGGATCCAGTTATGGCAGTGGCGAAACTGCCATGATTCTGGCAATTTCGGATATGCGCAAGAGCAAGCCGACCTCCCGCGACCAGCGCCGCATCAGAGTAGGGTCGATTTCTGCATTTCCTGACGCTCCAGCGTCCACCTCTATTGCCTCAACCTGACAGGCGAAGCGCTTAGCGTACGATTTATTCCGTCTTCTCTATCGTCCCCTACCTGAGTTGTATCAGAGCGACTTGGAACTCTCCCCTAAGCAAATGGAGGAGAAATACTCTCATCTCGGAGGTGAACATCCCTTCTTGAACAATTACCAATGGCTTCAAACTGTCCGTCACAACCAGACCCAGTTGGGCTACTGGGAATGGGTTCGTGGAGAACTGCTGACCTTGCGCCGTGACCTTCTTAACTAATTTTTAACTTGGCTAGCTACTTCACTTCGACCGAATAATCTTGTGTTGGCTTGTATTGCCTGAGCACCAGACTTTGACAACGTTGGTCGTAGACCAGACCATGCAAATATCGCTTGGGCGCTATGCCCGTGCAGCTCGCCCGCATCAGCCGCGCCGTCTAACTAAGGAAATCGCTCAGCTGCACCCTCAAGCCCGCCCCGTGCGGGCTGAGGTCGTAAAGGGTTAGCGATTTTTCGCGCCCATTTCAGAAGGATAATTTCATGTCGATCCAAGCATTGCGCGCTGTATGGGGTACTCAATTCCCGCTTCTGAGTGAGCGAGTAAAAGCGAGTTTGTTCAGCCAGCTCGCTCACATCCAGGACGCAACCACCGAAGCCGCCGTAAATGAAGCAGTATTCTTGGCTAAAGGCTTTATCGTCGCGCTCCTTGAGGCTGAACTGACCGACGAACAAGGTATGCATCTATTAGGCACAAGCCTGTTGCGCGTTGAGAGCGAGGCTTTGGCTCGAATCCGCGCTACCCGCTGAGTCCGGTAAGTATCTAAAGTATTCGAGGAAAACCTATGGCCATCTACGACGAAATGCGCGCCCAACTCCAGGAACTGATCGAGCTGTTGGAGCAGGATACGCAGTACACCGCTGCTGTTGCGCATGGTGCGATTGTGGCCGACCAAGGCACAGCGCAGTCCCACCAGCAGCGTGCTGCTCGCATCGTCGAACTGAAGCGTAATTACGGGCTCAAGTGACCCCTCACAGCCACAACGGAAAAAGCCATGCTCAGAAAAATGGTTACATTTAGTTTGATCACTTTGATAAATGGATGCGCGTCGAACAATGTTGCACCAGTTCTACTGTCTAATCCGAACGTAAAAACTGTAGTAGGTGCTCAGGGCTATCCTGTCTTGGACGTTATTCGCTTTGAACGCCACAAACCATCTACCCTCGAGCAAGCATCGCAATGCATCAAGGCGAGCGTTGATGGTCTAGAAGCTGCTCCAATTTTGATAGCCCAGAACGTACAGGCTTCAGGTACAAGCTCATTCGAGCCGCCACCTCCATCGATTGGTAAGCCGTTCCGCTTCACTCTGACGGCCAGCACTGGAACCTCAACTGTCTTCACTTTCGAGCGAATCCGCTACACAAACGCAGGGCCTATTGGCGCTATAGAGGGGATTGGAGCAGAGAACGCTTACGAGGTAATGCGAGATATTGCAGATAGAATCGAACGATGTTTGCCCCTTGCCAGCACTTAATAATTCACAACGTGCAGTACCCAAAGCCCTGCCGTCGAACGCTGGGCAGTGGCAGTAGAAACATGCCAATTCAGGCACTCGGCTAGAGCAGGAAAAATATGCCTCGCACTTACCCTCCAGGGTACTGCCCTGATAGATGCTCCGGCGGTCGATCAGATCGACAAATGACCGTACAGGAAGGAATGCTTTACCAGCTTCCAGATACTGTTCGTGCTGAGATCACGGCACACGGCGGCGCTAAGCGGTGCACATACTGCGGTCTGGTGTATTTGTCAGCACCGCTCCAAATGGGTGGCCGCCTTGGGTTCTGGAACTCTGGTGTTCGGGGCCAAGGCTGGGCAGATTAGGAAAAAGCCGTGAAGTTTCGCGATGAGTTGAATCTCCACCATTGGGGAGATGTGGCAGAGATAACCACGACCAGCCCCGCAGATTTGATCGAAGCAGGGGACAACGAACTTCATGCGCTGCGCCGCAGCGCGATATCGCGTGTTGCGTGAGCACTGGTTGCGGATCGAGGAAGGATCGACAGTGCACCGTACCCGGGGATTGGACCTCTGGTGCGACAAGCGTCTACCAGCCTCAAAAGATCAATCACCGAAAAGTTGACGGATAAGCACCATGGACGTGAAAGCCAACCTTCACCCTTGCGCTCATTGCGAGCGCACTGGCACATGCAGTAAAGCGGCTAATGGGGCCACATGCGCCTCATGTGTGCAGAGCAACGACCTGAAAGGATCTGGGCACGTTGGGCTTCCATGCGGAATCTGCGGCGGGCTGGGCCATGCCGAGCCGAAGACGGAACGAATCAACAAACGTATGCAGCCGATTTTGGCCATCGTGACGTTGTACTTCTTAATGGCGGCCATTTTGGTAAGTGCTACCGTCAAGAGTCCCTACTTCTCAGAAATTCTGGCCTTCGCCAGTCCCCTGATCGGTGTAGTGCTGGCATTTTACTTCAGTGCGCGCAGCAGCACTCGACCATAGGAAAAGTCGCCCAGGTTCACCTTGGGCCTCACCATTGTGCGGGCCCGGGTCACTACCTATTTCTCATCTCGATATTAGGAGAACGCCTCCTCCTGCGCCCATCATTTGGGTTTATCTGTTGCCGTCATAGGTTGAGTCTGTAAGCACCAAATAGGTGTTATGAGGACAGCCAATGAACGCGTCAATCTCCCGCGAACACCAGTTCGACGACCAGGTAGTTATCCCAGCGCTGGGCCAGCAGCTCAACTTGCTTGGGTTCGAGCCTGAGCCTGCTGTGCTGGCAGAGGGAACCTATTTCGATGCCCCGACAGTGGATCTCGACAGCTATGACCACGTTGTAGTCTGTGTGTCTGGCAAGGACAGCATCGCTTGCCTGCTGGCACTGATCGAACAGGGTGTGGATCTGCGTCGTGTTGAGCTCTGGCACCATCGGGTGGATGGTGCAGAGGGGAGCACCCTCATGGACTGGGCTTTCAATGACAGTTTTATCGAGAAGTTCGCTGCTGCATTCAATCTGCCGCTCTATTTCTCATGGTTGCAGGGTGGCATCGAGGGCGAAATGCTCAAGATGGAAGCCTACTCCAAGCCTCACGTGGTCGAAACTCCAGCCGGAACTATCTGCCTGGATCGCGATACCAGTCGGACTTCTCCAGCGACCCGCCGCCGGTTTCCTCAGCAAAGCGCCAACCTGGCAACGCGCTGGTGTAGCTCTGCAGCCAAGATCGACGTGGGCCGCCGGGCCATCACCAACCAGGGGCGCTTCCTCGGTAGCAAGACCT contains:
- a CDS encoding DUF3391 domain-containing protein is translated as MYIHKLAGSWVRHPFWRGSFLLTEPQDLSAIRECGVRGGLGRLGQKPSRPREPREPREPREPREPREPRAQSPEPRAQSPEPRAQSPENCRRSNLCRLVH
- a CDS encoding Hsp70 family protein, encoding MTKMINFGIDLGTSNSLIAKFDKGSVEVFKNPNGFKETLPSIVGFRNDRIMVGDQARTYAEKDPKSVASRFKRKMGTTETIKIQSLNASKTPIELSAFVLKELKGFVHSGEAVEAAVITIPASFDTVQSNATKDAGISAGFKHVVLLQEPIAASLAYANKEKSDDLRNSQWIVYDLGGGTFDVALVKIVEGELTVVDHEGDNYLGGSDFDSMIVERILVPEINRRGKFEDLLAQMKSEKGKYNKLWTVLLHKAEEAKIELSTKASAEIDLGMIRDLVDDEGNAIDTILNITRSEFENVIKDAVDGTVDMMKKILTRNSLQSSDLKFILMVGGSTYSPYVRKRVEEMMNIPVNTSIDPTSAITIGAAYFAGSKEFKQEGAAPKAQTNSQIKFRAVYNRNSQESEETFTAKVEGNTAGLFYRISNDDGSFDSGLKPLTTRIAEDLPLREGSFNLFTFKILDGQNNIIDVGFDSIQIAQGRYSVAGQMLPEDICLVKDDRSTKDTRLDLVFAKNCVLPTKGKRTVEIAKTIVKGSRDAITIMVVEGPSEKHSSTNKPIGILAITGEQINRDLLRGTEVDLTFEMSESRDLTVSAYLNGTGQEFSQVFKGQARHVDTRLLATEVLQLETKIQTEIEDAQANHNHDGAAKLEKLNDELQSLIVESASLSSDDVTDDRFKLEDKKCKIAQGIFELTASKRIDAAKANYLQVKSDTASMVQESGNDRERHQLKEILAREELHIHSTNPERIDAATSELQRLHFQILARQPDFLVGMFQHLEEIRPTMNDQAQAKQLIDHGRRLVATKNWDDLRDVNGQLWMLVPDTERAEEDVRLYTGIV
- a CDS encoding HD-GYP domain-containing protein, which produces MDMFQEARLGKAVDPSTTLPLVGEIAASVLRQPHALISVARIKTHDDYTYLHSVAVCALMLSLARHLDLDEEQTRLAGIGGLMHDLGKAAMPLEVLNKPGKLTDAEFAIMKRHPVEGAKMLRAGGAEPGVVDIALHHHEKIDGTGYPDRLAGDAISLLARMGAICDVYDAVTSERAYKKPWDPSAAMRQMAKWEGHFDKRIFHAFVKAVGIYPVGSLVRLSSQRLAVVVEPGMESLLTPKVRVFFSLRSREPIPMQTIDLAATSCKDSITGPEDPTLWNFKNLDDLWME
- a CDS encoding tetratricopeptide repeat protein, whose translation is MDVEELIEKARDQRRRDRYEEAVISAKAATVQDPDNADGWWLLALNNISLGRKEAALEALKETNDKVPYFAQAWAKRGSLELDLGAPEEAASSFETALNCDNEEIEALRGLAHIYGQNNDTEKRAEEILVLTKLDELESLSPWHLNRLGILHFLNNHGFDAIKYWSRNAHQSDDTASLFNLGLAYNLDDVSQDVDAVDCWRLVMRKDESNEKAPNRILSVKAPLLDLARKVQSSRKSLCQAEDQWYSIYINPFQLLNCPKDFDFGDLEPKVVQKWKKTLLQEIELEEGKLHWMPGLTVDRSKAIELAEKLSDIEVASHHWEVYKCKPLLEFLSKGDINHFLLDEEWSPLDFIERVSVSEALREWLSDPFSAQYDRIFNKAVAARDVPVIEALLDGRRWVMPSYADRCFENALREADSILIPLRELKNRAEAIKVTVKQIDEVLETHKIISILNLLPPYFRNLQNEAVGLVRSIAIDAHNVHEDSELSLAIIEKSKEFSFKSIELTQRLKEDFEAISEMIKKQREHESHLTFGNARHWKITKEGVSDNGDLCPANEIRALRWGIMVEQNGSHNYLFAAKRRTGKEYMLTWTSSDRDKQDELFEKLVNAAFHYIIPDVMENLLGELKRGGTLTVGPIQITQNGMSFESKWLIFTSQNQVPWSGIDVVLQNGSAIVVDKIRGKKSLPISLRDVPNAMLLRLFPMSFNCD
- the tnpB gene encoding IS66 family insertion sequence element accessory protein TnpB (TnpB, as the term is used for proteins encoded by IS66 family insertion elements, is considered an accessory protein, since TnpC, encoded by a neighboring gene, is a DDE family transposase.), coding for MIRVDAIWLATEPMDMRAGTETALARVVAVFGAAKPHCAYLFANRRANRMKVLVHDGVGIWLAARRLNQGKFHWPGIHRGTEVELDPEQLQVLVLGLPWQRVGTGGAITLL
- the tnpA gene encoding IS66-like element accessory protein TnpA → MRQRSSYPKPFKAQVVQECLQPGATISSVAIHHGINANVIRKWLPIYRDQPVAALPAFVPVKPAPRRATEEMVIISLPLGDKSITVKWPVSDPDGCACFIRGLAQ